ATGGTGAAGTTGGTAGCACCACCGAGAGTTTTTCCCGCCCAATCGGCGCCCTGATTGAGCCGGGCCAAGACTCGAACGAGGCCGATGGAATCAATTTCATAGACACCGCTGGTTTCGGGGTGGTCGCCAAGCGAGGGCGGGTCACCCGTGATCGCGAGGATATTGCGGACGCCACTGACGGCCCAGGCACCAAGAAGAACTGCTTGCAGTCCGATGATGTTGAGGTCGCGGGTTGTGAGGTGAGGGATTGTTTGGACGCCGCGGGCCTCGAGCGCGCCGGCGAGCATGATGGCGTCCATACCGACGCGGGCGAGCGTGCCGCTATTGATGTCAATGGCGTCAACGCGGCCTCCGGCCATGAGCTTGTCAACTTGTTCGAAGATGCGTTCGAGAGAGACGCCTTTTGGCGGGTCAATCTCGACTGAGACGACAAACTGACCGGACTGAATCTTTTTCCAGAGTGCGCTTTCGGGTTGTCGGGCGACGGGACGGCGAGGTTCAGGGGCAACTTCGGTTACGGCGCGCGAGACGGGGCTGGGGGTGGGACGCCGGAGTTGGACAGCTACAGCGAGGGCACGGATGTGCTCCGGCGTGGTCCCGCAGCAGCCGCCGATCAAGCGGACACCCAGGTCAGCCGCTTCGCGGGCGAAGAGGGCGAAATAGTCGGGCGAAGAGCGAGGATAGACGACGCGGTCGCCGACTCGCTTGGGAAAGCCGGCGTTGGGCATGGCGGTCAGCGGCAAGCCTTCGACGGAAGCGAACTCCTGGAGAATGGGAAGCAGGAGCTGGGGGCCGAGAGTGCAGTTGGCGCCAATGGCCTGAACATTTTTCTCTTT
Above is a window of Candidatus Acidiferrales bacterium DNA encoding:
- a CDS encoding bifunctional homocysteine S-methyltransferase/methylenetetrahydrofolate reductase, with product ALEERGVDLFILETFSDLEELLAAIDAIRSFSSLPIVAELTFSEEGTTFGGTRPRDAAARLKEKNVQAIGANCTLGPQLLLPILQEFASVEGLPLTAMPNAGFPKRVGDRVVYPRSSPDYFALFAREAADLGVRLIGGCCGTTPEHIRALAVAVQLRRPTPSPVSRAVTEVAPEPRRPVARQPESALWKKIQSGQFVVSVEIDPPKGVSLERIFEQVDKLMAGGRVDAIDINSGTLARVGMDAIMLAGALEARGVQTIPHLTTRDLNIIGLQAVLLGAWAVSGVRNILAITGDPPSLGDHPETSGVYEIDSIGLVRVLARLNQGADWAGKTLGGATNFTIGVALNPVADDLDTEIERFLAKVEAGAHFAMTQPLFDPDHWHSFLRRIGGKTPVPVLAGVWPLTSYKQALRLNHEVPGILVPDSVLKELEAAGNSARDAGFSLARRMLQWARSELAGAYLIPPFKRYEEVMELLD